The Girardinichthys multiradiatus isolate DD_20200921_A chromosome 11, DD_fGirMul_XY1, whole genome shotgun sequence DNA window AATATGTAACATATGCAGGAGTCTTTAAAGCTGCCGTCACGTTCTCACACATTTTGAAGGCCTCTCTCGTGGCCGTCCAGCTGCACCTTTATCTTGTGCAGTTCCTCAATCTCCTGGTGGTGGCGCTCTGTCTTGTGGCGCACCAGAGAGCGATAGAAGTGAATGGTGAAGAGCAGAAAAATGACCCCCACCGGGACCATGATGATGGTGGAGGCCAGTGCGGCCTGCCAGCCGCTGCTTAAGGCCGACGGACTTGTGGGCTTCGTCATGGTGCTGGGGGTCACGATGGTGCTGGCGCCCGCCTTCTTGGCCTCGCCGGTGTCTACGGGCAGGAACTTGACCCAGCAGAGGAGCACCACCTCTGCTAAAAACAGCAGAATCCCCAGAGCTGTGGAGAAACCCCACGCCAGCTCGATGTAGTGGTGCATGCGTTCGTGTGGCGACTCGCTGACAGAGTTCAGGTTGTGGATGTTGCTCACGGCTTCAACGTTGGGCAGGATGCATGTGCTGATCAGCAGAGCGAAGAGGTGCACCGCCACCAGCACCGTGGTGCACACACTGAAGGCGATGAGGAGTTCTCGAGGATAAGAGTACTTCACATCCAGGTCCACCTCGACCATGGCCACCTAAAAACACATTCACCCAGGTTAAAGTCtctttgtgtgcacaaactagACGATATGCTAATAAACCCATAATGCCAAAAATCACAGAACTCATACTGGTTATTAAGGAAGAACATGAAGTTGTCTCTAAACCTCTGGCCTGCAGCGTCCTTGTAAATGATTTGTCATGTAGGAATATATGAAATTCTACCAGAACCAGTGACAGCTGTTACTTTGAACACAGCTGTATAGGGTACTTGTGTCCCAGCTTACAGGACAACGTGGGAATGTAGACATTTTAGAAAACTCCATGACTGGTGCTAAAATAAATCTGATCCTCAAACCAGATAAAGATCCAACACCTCCATCTATCTACCGTCCGATATCACTTATAAATGCAGCAAAAAGAAgattaaacaaaagaaattttATGGAGTTCTGTAAACACATTAAAGGAAGTCACATTGCTGTAGCTGCAGGTGATGTTTAGACTTATCTGCTGACATGAAGCGGTCAGatttaaattcattattttaacGTTTTGTTTGATGAGAAAAACAACTGTCGGGCAGCCCTTAAAGAAGAAGGAGAGATGATGATCAGCCTCAGGGAGATGAGGGCTGAAGCAGATGTGTGACATATGAGACAAATACTGTTTTCTAACCCCGTCTAGTACACCACTAAATATAAGCGTATGCTATACAAGTCTTTAAATCAACATTTGTTAGAGAATGCACTCCTCAGGACAAGAGTGAAACCATGAAGAGT harbors:
- the orai2 gene encoding protein orai-2, translated to MSRELNVPMGSPVPGVSERPPDNGGMDYRDWVRRSYLELVSSNHHSVQALSWRKLYLSRAKLKASSRTSALLSGFAMVAMVEVDLDVKYSYPRELLIAFSVCTTVLVAVHLFALLISTCILPNVEAVSNIHNLNSVSESPHERMHHYIELAWGFSTALGILLFLAEVVLLCWVKFLPVDTGEAKKAGASTIVTPSTMTKPTSPSALSSGWQAALASTIIMVPVGVIFLLFTIHFYRSLVRHKTERHHQEIEELHKIKVQLDGHERGLQNV